Proteins from one Pyrobaculum neutrophilum V24Sta genomic window:
- a CDS encoding prefoldin subunit beta, which yields MAQIPPSLQDLVNRFNQAQAQLQSVLLRKQQYEAELKEVEKALAEIEKLPQDAKIYKSVGNFLIPQTKDAALQELKERKELLELHAKTLTRQESMLREQIDKLRDEINKELGKLRGGAQEAAKGGS from the coding sequence ATGGCTCAGATACCGCCCTCTTTGCAAGACTTGGTAAACAGGTTCAACCAGGCGCAGGCACAGCTACAGAGCGTCCTCCTTAGGAAACAACAGTACGAGGCCGAGCTTAAGGAGGTGGAGAAGGCCCTCGCGGAGATCGAAAAGCTCCCGCAAGACGCCAAGATCTACAAGAGCGTGGGCAACTTCCTCATACCTCAGACGAAAGACGCCGCGCTTCAAGAGCTTAAGGAGAGGAAGGAGCTTTTGGAGCTCCACGCGAAGACCTTGACTAGGCAAGAGTCCATGTTAAGGGAGCAGATCGACAAACTTAGAGACGAGATAAACAAGGAGCTGGGCAAGCTGAGGGGAGGAGCCCAGGAGGCCGCCAAGGGAGGGTCCTAG
- a CDS encoding ribosomal biogenesis protein, with product MGVRVLITTSRLPSKKTLELVNDLVNSLPGTDKVVRGKKPFMALLEEAAIAEARYILFIWDRRGMPSALLFYDVAQRAWRPYMLKISGIRTRRELPVYVARRPRAKTAVIVDLAGGEVGDVLAEVFHYPIMYDLEAARGRFDTVILIRSGDGYVVELLGPDLGPRASMLKIEKIVYRHV from the coding sequence GTGGGGGTTCGCGTTTTGATAACAACCTCCAGGCTCCCCTCCAAGAAGACCCTTGAGTTGGTTAACGACCTTGTAAACTCCCTGCCGGGGACCGACAAGGTGGTTAGAGGTAAGAAGCCCTTTATGGCTCTTCTTGAGGAGGCGGCGATTGCGGAAGCTCGATACATCTTGTTCATATGGGATAGGAGGGGCATGCCCTCCGCCCTTCTTTTCTACGACGTGGCACAGAGGGCGTGGAGGCCGTATATGCTCAAGATCTCGGGCATAAGGACCAGGCGAGAGCTCCCAGTCTACGTGGCTAGAAGGCCGCGCGCCAAAACGGCCGTCATAGTTGACTTAGCTGGTGGAGAGGTCGGCGACGTGTTGGCTGAGGTCTTCCACTACCCCATAATGTATGACCTCGAGGCGGCGAGGGGGCGCTTCGACACCGTGATCCTCATCAGGAGCGGGGACGGCTACGTGGTGGAGCTTCTAGGCCCCGACCTCGGCCCTAGGGCGTCTATGCTTAAGATCGAAAAGATCGTTTATAGACATGTATAG
- a CDS encoding 50S ribosomal protein L37ae gives MPFSHTKIVGPAGRYGARYGMGIRRKITAIEVKQRGKHRCPSCRSLVRLQRIAFGIWKCPKCGFTFAGGAWTPQTIMGKALAPEELKEVEAQKARWRETAR, from the coding sequence ATGCCGTTTAGCCATACTAAGATCGTTGGGCCAGCGGGTAGATACGGCGCTAGATACGGAATGGGGATTAGGCGTAAGATAACCGCCATAGAGGTGAAGCAGAGGGGTAAACACAGGTGTCCAAGCTGTAGATCTTTGGTAAGGCTGCAGAGAATCGCCTTTGGAATTTGGAAATGCCCCAAGTGCGGCTTTACCTTTGCGGGAGGCGCGTGGACACCTCAAACGATTATGGGCAAAGCCCTCGCTCCCGAGGAGCTGAAAGAGGTGGAGGCGCAGAAGGCGCGTTGGAGAGAGACAGCGAGGTAG
- the rrp42 gene encoding exosome complex protein Rrp42, whose amino-acid sequence MASISPYGKRFISYLRREQIKRLLATRYRVDGREPERVRSVEIRTGVVKTADGSAEVKLGRTHVVAGVKVGLGQPFPDAPDEGVLVVSAEVLPHASPYTEVGPPDESAIELARVVDRGIRHCGYVDFKKLAVEGGKAYILWVDLYVINDDGNLVDAANLAAVAALKNTQLPAVVKEEQGVKLDRNNKTPLPVDLNKAPIAVSIGKIGSVLLLDPTLEEELSLDGRITFTISEDRIVAAQKTIGAFAPQELEAALDLAWKGRGQYAEFLKNAGI is encoded by the coding sequence ATGGCCTCCATCTCGCCGTACGGCAAACGCTTTATCTCCTACCTACGGAGGGAGCAGATCAAGAGGCTTCTAGCGACGAGATACAGGGTAGACGGGAGAGAGCCGGAGAGAGTCAGAAGCGTAGAGATACGAACAGGCGTTGTTAAAACAGCCGACGGCTCCGCCGAGGTGAAGCTCGGGAGGACACATGTAGTGGCTGGAGTAAAGGTGGGGCTTGGGCAGCCCTTCCCCGACGCCCCCGACGAGGGGGTGCTAGTCGTCAGCGCCGAGGTGTTGCCTCACGCCTCGCCTTATACCGAGGTTGGGCCTCCAGACGAGTCGGCTATAGAGCTCGCCAGAGTTGTAGACCGCGGCATCAGGCACTGCGGCTACGTGGACTTCAAGAAGCTAGCCGTGGAGGGGGGCAAGGCGTATATACTGTGGGTAGACCTATACGTCATAAACGACGACGGCAACTTGGTAGATGCCGCTAACCTAGCCGCTGTCGCCGCGCTGAAGAACACGCAGCTACCCGCCGTCGTTAAAGAGGAGCAGGGGGTTAAACTGGACCGCAATAACAAAACGCCGTTGCCCGTGGACTTAAACAAAGCGCCCATCGCGGTGTCTATCGGCAAAATAGGAAGCGTCCTCCTGCTCGACCCAACGTTGGAGGAGGAGCTCAGCTTAGACGGCCGTATAACCTTCACGATATCTGAGGACCGTATCGTGGCGGCGCAGAAGACCATAGGCGCCTTCGCCCCCCAGGAGCTGGAGGCGGCGCTGGATCTTGCTTGGAAGGGGAGGGGCCAATACGCCGAGTTTCTAAAGAACGCCGGCATCTAA
- the rrp41 gene encoding exosome complex exonuclease Rrp41, whose protein sequence is MKKPPVPLLQGGVRADGRAPDQMREVQISVGVISNADGSAMVSYGATTAVAAVYGPREMHPRHLSLPDRGVMRVRYHMAPFSTKDERKSPTPSRREIEISKVLREALEPAVMLEQYPRSRIDVFIEILQADGSTRVASLTAASLALADAGIYMRDLVIGVSVGLVDGTVVLDLNGLEDQYGEGDLPVGYMPNLRRYTLLQLDGAWGRDKLLEALNLAVKGAEFVYQKARDALKNRYMAIAEEIYGR, encoded by the coding sequence ATGAAGAAACCTCCTGTGCCGTTGCTCCAGGGGGGCGTAAGAGCAGACGGCAGAGCCCCCGACCAGATGAGGGAGGTTCAGATCTCCGTTGGGGTCATCAGCAATGCTGACGGATCCGCGATGGTTTCCTACGGCGCTACAACCGCCGTGGCCGCCGTATATGGGCCTAGGGAGATGCACCCGCGGCACCTCTCGTTACCAGATAGAGGGGTCATGCGGGTGAGGTACCACATGGCGCCGTTTAGCACAAAAGACGAGCGCAAGAGCCCGACGCCCTCTAGGCGGGAGATCGAGATAAGTAAGGTCCTGAGGGAGGCTTTAGAGCCGGCGGTCATGCTGGAGCAGTACCCCAGGTCTAGGATAGACGTGTTCATCGAAATCCTTCAGGCAGACGGCTCCACCCGTGTGGCATCGCTAACCGCCGCGTCTTTAGCCCTCGCCGATGCTGGGATATACATGAGGGACCTCGTCATAGGCGTGTCGGTGGGGTTGGTTGACGGCACAGTTGTGCTCGATTTAAACGGCCTTGAGGACCAATACGGCGAGGGGGACCTCCCCGTGGGCTATATGCCGAATCTGAGGAGGTACACCCTTCTGCAGCTAGACGGAGCATGGGGCAGGGACAAGCTTCTGGAGGCCCTCAACCTCGCCGTTAAAGGCGCCGAGTTCGTATATCAGAAGGCCCGCGACGCTTTGAAGAACAGATACATGGCGATAGCAGAGGAGATCTACGGGAGGTGA
- the rrp4 gene encoding exosome complex RNA-binding protein Rrp4 — MYFVTPRQLIFPGDVVATADSKVEGPVFLDNGRYRSLVVGLVEFRDDVVVIVPLEGTYRPKKGDLVVGYVTDVLATGWEVDIRSFMPAYLPVSEALHRHVDLETTPLTTFLNIGDVVVAKVKDVDLTDEYPVILTLKEERVGKVERGTVVEISPVKVPRVIGKKGSMLNTLMELSCDIVVGQNGRIWARCKDARDEVFLASLIKKIETESHVMGLTDRVKAEIEKWRAASTKAPENYK, encoded by the coding sequence ATGTACTTCGTGACCCCCCGCCAGCTCATATTTCCAGGCGACGTGGTAGCCACGGCGGATAGCAAGGTTGAGGGCCCGGTTTTTCTAGACAACGGGCGATACAGAAGCCTAGTGGTTGGGCTAGTCGAGTTTAGAGACGACGTAGTAGTCATTGTTCCACTTGAAGGCACCTACAGGCCAAAGAAGGGCGACCTAGTCGTGGGATACGTCACAGACGTGTTGGCCACCGGGTGGGAGGTCGACATAAGATCCTTCATGCCCGCCTATCTACCCGTCAGCGAAGCGCTTCATAGACACGTGGACTTGGAAACCACGCCGTTGACCACCTTCCTCAACATCGGCGACGTCGTTGTGGCTAAGGTGAAAGATGTGGATCTGACCGACGAATACCCGGTCATACTCACGCTTAAGGAGGAGAGGGTGGGCAAAGTGGAGCGGGGGACGGTGGTGGAGATCTCCCCGGTCAAGGTCCCCCGGGTGATTGGGAAAAAGGGCAGCATGTTGAACACGCTTATGGAGCTGAGCTGCGACATAGTGGTTGGGCAAAACGGCAGAATCTGGGCCAGATGTAAAGATGCGAGAGATGAGGTGTTTCTCGCCAGTCTGATCAAGAAGATCGAGACGGAGAGCCACGTGATGGGGCTTACAGACAGAGTGAAGGCAGAAATCGAGAAGTGGAGGGCGGCTTCTACAAAGGCGCCCGAAAACTATAAGTAG
- a CDS encoding ribosome assembly factor SBDS codes for MTKKVAVAKLDRGGDHFEILIDPDAALELKLGKPLGIDKVLIHEEIYKDAKKGLRASEQSLKKAFGTTDVRKIAEIIIKEGEIPLTSEQRRKLVEDKKRQIVEWISRNCIDVRTKTPVPPQRVENAIEQARVSIDPFKSVEEQVQEVLKEIQRIIPIKVATARVSLSVSSSHAQRVKGLVAKMAKIVSERYRPDGSWEAVLEMPAGIQDMLISRVNDITHGDADIRILEIVY; via the coding sequence ATGACCAAGAAGGTGGCCGTTGCTAAACTTGACAGAGGCGGCGACCATTTCGAAATTCTGATAGATCCCGACGCGGCGTTAGAGCTGAAGCTGGGAAAGCCTCTGGGAATAGACAAGGTGCTCATACACGAGGAGATATACAAAGACGCCAAGAAGGGCCTGCGCGCGTCGGAGCAGTCTCTAAAGAAGGCCTTCGGCACCACCGACGTTAGAAAGATCGCCGAGATAATAATAAAGGAGGGCGAGATACCTCTAACCTCTGAGCAGAGGAGGAAGCTCGTCGAGGACAAGAAGAGGCAGATTGTGGAGTGGATCTCCCGCAACTGCATCGATGTTAGGACTAAGACGCCGGTGCCTCCCCAGAGAGTTGAAAACGCGATAGAGCAAGCCCGCGTATCTATAGACCCCTTCAAGTCGGTGGAGGAGCAGGTGCAGGAGGTGCTCAAGGAGATACAGAGGATCATCCCGATAAAGGTCGCCACGGCTAGAGTCTCCCTATCTGTCTCGTCGAGTCATGCGCAGAGGGTTAAGGGCTTGGTGGCTAAGATGGCGAAGATAGTAAGCGAGAGATATAGGCCAGACGGCTCTTGGGAGGCCGTGTTGGAGATGCCTGCGGGTATACAGGACATGTTAATTTCAAGGGTGAACGACATAACCCACGGGGATGCAGATATTAGGATCCTGGAGATAGTGTACTGA
- a CDS encoding thiamine-phosphate synthase family protein, producing MVPVEFLVEVFIAPLKGLLAHELAQRGYSQSKIGQLLGISQPAVSAYLKNPRDIYEEKLLKVIDKRELERLLRSAASLVESASPEEVLRYVNNYGLTLLSTLKLCPLHRATYPVLQNCEICRDVQIYTETARRVETAFEILRRCDRCHKLIPKVLTNIVELGLEGGVGFPGRIYVEGNQLVARGRPKPNVSKFLTSLIQEVNKIHSEVKAVANIAYVGLDCVRGRLKTAEVGPSNSEEEIITNVASVFKRGIFDVVYDSGGRGIEPNAYVFGIDAIDVATKILEIARCV from the coding sequence GTGGTACCTGTAGAGTTCCTAGTCGAGGTGTTTATAGCGCCGCTTAAGGGGCTGTTGGCGCATGAGCTGGCGCAGAGGGGCTATTCACAGAGCAAGATAGGCCAGTTGCTGGGGATCTCGCAGCCGGCTGTCAGCGCCTATCTGAAGAACCCCAGGGATATCTACGAGGAAAAGCTCCTCAAGGTGATAGACAAGAGGGAGCTGGAGAGGTTGCTCCGATCGGCGGCCAGTCTCGTGGAGTCGGCAAGCCCTGAGGAGGTGTTGCGCTACGTCAACAACTACGGCCTTACGTTGCTGTCAACGCTTAAGCTCTGCCCACTCCACAGGGCAACCTACCCGGTGCTACAGAACTGCGAGATCTGTAGAGACGTCCAGATATATACCGAGACGGCTAGGAGGGTAGAAACGGCGTTTGAGATCCTCCGTAGATGCGACAGATGCCACAAGCTGATTCCCAAGGTGCTTACGAACATCGTAGAGTTGGGCTTAGAGGGCGGCGTAGGATTCCCGGGGAGGATCTACGTAGAGGGGAACCAGCTCGTGGCCAGGGGAAGACCTAAGCCCAACGTCTCCAAGTTCTTAACCTCGTTGATTCAGGAGGTTAACAAAATACACAGCGAGGTTAAGGCCGTTGCAAACATCGCATATGTGGGACTGGACTGTGTAAGGGGTAGGTTGAAGACGGCGGAGGTGGGTCCCAGCAACAGCGAGGAGGAGATAATTACAAACGTGGCGTCCGTCTTCAAGAGGGGGATCTTCGACGTGGTCTACGACTCAGGCGGCCGCGGGATAGAGCCCAACGCCTACGTTTTTGGGATAGACGCTATAGATGTCGCGACGAAAATCCTAGAAATCGCCAGATGCGTCTAG
- a CDS encoding RNA-binding domain-containing protein, protein MGSNDREANCRPISLFYARVYVHATEDPDKVLAALKNVAEGPYVARSAKGHHGNPIQIVELKLHDCEALEAVKSLVARLDDVEFTLLLSGVEERRVYVKLDKQQAYRGVLRISHGDDVIYVEARGRGIAVDDMRSFLLSLRKALKT, encoded by the coding sequence GTGGGTTCCAACGACCGCGAGGCGAATTGCCGCCCCATTTCGCTTTTCTACGCGCGGGTGTATGTACACGCCACGGAGGATCCGGACAAGGTGTTGGCTGCTTTGAAAAACGTGGCTGAGGGCCCTTACGTGGCGAGATCGGCCAAGGGGCACCACGGCAACCCTATACAGATAGTGGAGTTGAAGCTCCACGACTGCGAGGCGCTTGAGGCCGTCAAATCGCTAGTGGCGAGGCTAGACGACGTTGAATTTACGCTGTTGCTCTCGGGGGTCGAAGAGAGGAGGGTCTACGTGAAGTTGGATAAACAGCAGGCGTATAGAGGAGTTCTGAGGATTTCCCACGGCGACGACGTGATCTACGTGGAGGCGAGAGGTAGAGGCATCGCGGTTGACGACATGAGGAGTTTCCTACTCTCTCTAAGAAAAGCGTTAAAAACCTAG
- the psmA gene encoding archaeal proteasome endopeptidase complex subunit alpha translates to MFPPAMAGYDRAITIFSPEGKIYQVEYAGEAVKRGWPTVGVKCRSGVVLVAEKRKISALFDPSSLEKIYLVDEHVAASPSGLLADARILIDYARDVALSHRFIYDEPIDIELLTKAVCNLKQQYTQFGGTRPFGVALLVAGVDRHGARLFQTDPSGVYIGYFATAIGADSGTISEFLEKNYKFDLGMGECVELAVKALASAVEITESGNIEVAYATVEEKKMKKMTQEEVAALVAKLPKKS, encoded by the coding sequence ATGTTTCCGCCGGCAATGGCAGGTTACGATAGAGCTATAACGATATTCTCGCCTGAGGGGAAGATCTACCAGGTGGAATACGCGGGAGAGGCCGTAAAAAGAGGCTGGCCTACCGTCGGCGTGAAGTGTAGAAGCGGCGTGGTGCTCGTGGCGGAGAAGAGGAAGATTTCGGCGCTCTTCGACCCATCCTCCCTTGAGAAGATATACCTTGTCGACGAACACGTGGCCGCGTCTCCCTCCGGCCTTCTCGCCGACGCGAGGATCCTAATAGACTACGCGCGAGATGTGGCGCTCAGTCACAGATTTATCTACGACGAACCGATCGACATAGAGCTTCTAACAAAGGCTGTCTGCAATCTAAAACAGCAGTATACGCAGTTCGGCGGCACCAGACCCTTCGGCGTAGCTCTGTTGGTGGCTGGGGTGGATAGACACGGCGCTCGCCTATTTCAGACGGACCCCTCAGGGGTATATATAGGCTACTTCGCCACGGCAATAGGCGCAGACTCGGGAACGATATCGGAATTCCTAGAGAAGAACTACAAATTCGACTTGGGAATGGGCGAGTGCGTGGAGCTGGCTGTAAAGGCCTTAGCCTCCGCGGTGGAGATCACAGAAAGCGGCAACATCGAGGTGGCCTACGCCACAGTAGAGGAGAAAAAGATGAAGAAGATGACGCAGGAAGAGGTCGCCGCCCTGGTGGCGAAACTACCCAAGAAGTCCTAA